The Listeria welshimeri serovar 6b str. SLCC5334 genome has a window encoding:
- the secA2 gene encoding accessory Sec system translocase SecA2: MKQNFDDRKIVKQYREIARQIVKKEGLYKNMDQDELREQTNYWREKFKTKEMSERDKINIFALAREAASRIIGLDAVVVQLIGALVLGDGKVAEMKTGEGKTLMSLFVMFIEVMRGNRVHLVTANEYLARRDREEIGQVLEYLGISVALNESDLDKDQKKAIYTADVIYGTASEFGFDYLRDNMVRQKEDKVQSGLDFVLIDEADSILIDEARTPLLISDRKEEDLSLYQTANKLVKTMLKDEYEIEEHKRFVWLNDAGIEKAQKFWGVESLYSAEGQAELRITMLLMRAHFLMHKDKDYVVLDDEVLIIDPHTGRALPGRRFNDGLHQAIEAKEEVEVKEESRTLATITIQNYFRMYKKISGMTGTAKTEEEEFRQIYNMDVVVIPTNLRINREDVPDDIFYTKKEKGRAIVYEVSWRYEKGQPTLIGTSSIKSNEWISGLLDAAGIPHQVLNAKNHAQEAEIIAKAGKRGMVTLATNMAGRGTDIKLDPDVHKLGGLAVIGTERHESRRIDLQLMGRSGRRGDPGFSKFMISLEDDLLEQFESKSWEKLSVKLKRKAPRDGKPVNSSKIHAVVVNAQKRLEGANYDIRKDLLSYDEVIDLQRKMVYKERDLLLERNKLGVSSEKILREVAEYAFIHPVDIEQEKLEKYYARQKELLGGTKFPVSFDEVSLMEPAEVVEKIVTWHKKERDKFPIETITAIEKEVYLNLMDQMWVMHLDAMVQLREGIHLRAYGQQDPLVMYQKEGAQLFEKFQADYHFYFAHALLELDPDGLVQG; the protein is encoded by the coding sequence ATGAAACAAAACTTTGATGACCGTAAAATTGTAAAACAATATCGTGAAATTGCCCGCCAAATCGTAAAAAAAGAAGGCTTATATAAAAATATGGATCAAGATGAACTTCGCGAACAAACTAATTATTGGCGTGAAAAGTTCAAAACAAAAGAAATGTCCGAACGAGACAAAATTAATATTTTCGCATTAGCAAGAGAAGCTGCAAGTCGAATTATCGGACTAGATGCAGTAGTCGTTCAATTAATTGGTGCGCTTGTTCTTGGTGATGGTAAAGTGGCAGAAATGAAAACCGGTGAAGGTAAAACATTAATGTCTTTATTTGTGATGTTTATTGAAGTAATGCGCGGAAACCGTGTCCACCTTGTAACAGCAAATGAATATTTAGCAAGACGGGACCGCGAAGAAATTGGTCAAGTTTTAGAGTATCTAGGGATTTCTGTAGCACTAAATGAATCTGATTTAGATAAAGACCAAAAGAAAGCAATTTACACAGCAGATGTCATTTATGGAACTGCTTCTGAATTTGGATTTGATTATTTACGTGATAATATGGTGCGCCAAAAAGAAGATAAAGTACAAAGCGGACTGGATTTTGTTTTGATTGATGAAGCGGATTCTATTTTAATTGACGAAGCTAGAACACCTCTGCTTATTTCTGATCGGAAAGAAGAAGATTTATCTCTTTATCAAACAGCGAATAAGCTTGTGAAAACTATGCTGAAAGATGAATATGAGATTGAAGAACATAAACGTTTTGTTTGGTTAAACGATGCAGGAATTGAAAAAGCACAGAAATTTTGGGGTGTAGAGTCACTTTATTCTGCGGAAGGGCAAGCTGAACTTCGAATTACGATGCTTTTGATGCGTGCACACTTTTTAATGCACAAAGATAAAGACTATGTTGTTCTGGATGATGAAGTGTTAATTATCGATCCGCATACTGGTCGCGCGCTTCCAGGTCGCCGTTTTAATGATGGACTTCATCAAGCAATTGAAGCGAAAGAAGAGGTCGAAGTAAAAGAAGAGTCACGAACGCTTGCGACAATCACTATCCAAAACTACTTCCGGATGTATAAAAAGATTTCCGGGATGACAGGAACTGCCAAAACAGAAGAAGAAGAATTTCGTCAAATTTATAATATGGATGTTGTTGTTATCCCAACGAATTTACGAATTAATCGTGAAGATGTGCCAGATGATATTTTTTATACAAAAAAAGAAAAAGGTCGAGCGATTGTTTATGAAGTATCATGGCGCTATGAAAAAGGTCAACCCACTTTAATCGGAACTTCCTCCATAAAGAGCAATGAATGGATTAGCGGCTTGCTTGATGCGGCAGGAATTCCACATCAAGTTTTAAATGCCAAAAATCATGCTCAGGAAGCAGAAATAATTGCAAAAGCTGGTAAACGTGGCATGGTTACCTTGGCTACAAACATGGCAGGTCGTGGAACGGATATTAAATTAGATCCGGATGTTCATAAACTTGGTGGACTTGCAGTAATTGGTACTGAACGCCATGAAAGCCGTCGTATTGATTTGCAGTTGATGGGACGTTCAGGTAGACGTGGAGATCCAGGTTTTAGTAAATTTATGATTTCTTTAGAGGATGATTTATTAGAACAATTTGAAAGTAAAAGCTGGGAAAAGCTCTCTGTAAAACTAAAACGAAAAGCACCACGAGATGGAAAGCCTGTTAATTCGAGTAAAATTCATGCGGTTGTCGTTAACGCTCAAAAACGGCTTGAAGGTGCCAATTACGACATTCGTAAAGATTTACTTTCTTATGATGAAGTAATTGATTTACAACGGAAGATGGTCTATAAAGAACGTGATTTACTACTAGAGAGAAATAAACTCGGCGTTTCCTCTGAGAAAATTCTTCGTGAAGTTGCGGAATATGCCTTTATTCATCCAGTAGATATTGAACAAGAAAAACTAGAGAAATATTATGCTCGTCAAAAAGAATTGCTTGGCGGGACAAAATTCCCTGTTTCCTTTGATGAAGTATCTTTAATGGAACCAGCAGAAGTAGTAGAAAAAATTGTTACTTGGCACAAAAAAGAACGTGATAAGTTCCCAATTGAAACTATAACAGCCATTGAAAAAGAAGTGTATTTGAACTTGATGGACCAGATGTGGGTTATGCACCTCGATGCAATGGTACAACTACGGGAAGGGATCCATTTACGCGCTTATGGGCAGCAGGATCCCCTTGTGATGTATCAAAAAGAGGGAGCTCAATTATTTGAAAAATTCCAAGCTGATTATCATTTTTATTTCGCGCATGCGTTGCTCGAACTTGATCCAGATGGATTGGTGCAAGGATAA
- a CDS encoding AI-2E family transporter: MKGSLTKFKQFFIENKFVLGLLIFLLVALDIYVLTKISFIFDPLMVILKTVAAPIILAGISYYLFNPIIDWLEKKKWKRGWAIALLYIVIIGLIILLFSFVIPAVKDQIVSLFKSFPGYWDQITQRFNEFSRSSLFDQLKDKLSTNMSDIMKTISTKGTSVVNSAISSIGNIVGTVTEVVLAIVTTPLVLFYLLKDGKKLPDFLLKMLPVNGRAHTRQVLGEANHQISSYIRGQIIVSLCIGILLFIGYLIIGLPYALTLAIIAACTSIVPYLGPAIAITPAIIIAIVTSPWLLIKLIIVWCVVQLLEGKFISPQVMGKTLKVHPITILFVILVAGNLFGVLGVIFAVPGYAVLKVIVTHVFIWFKRVSGLYGEQPESEYVVTPPEEKE; encoded by the coding sequence GTGAAAGGGTCATTAACAAAATTTAAGCAATTTTTTATTGAAAATAAGTTTGTGTTAGGTCTATTAATTTTTCTATTAGTAGCACTTGATATTTATGTTTTAACGAAGATATCCTTTATTTTTGATCCGCTAATGGTCATTCTTAAAACAGTTGCTGCGCCAATTATCTTGGCAGGGATTTCTTATTACTTATTTAATCCAATAATTGATTGGTTAGAGAAGAAAAAGTGGAAACGTGGCTGGGCAATTGCCTTGCTATATATAGTAATTATTGGCTTAATTATTCTACTATTTAGTTTCGTCATACCAGCTGTAAAAGATCAAATTGTTAGCTTGTTCAAATCGTTCCCAGGTTACTGGGATCAAATCACACAAAGGTTCAATGAATTTAGTCGATCAAGCCTTTTTGACCAACTAAAAGACAAACTGAGTACGAATATGAGCGATATTATGAAAACAATTTCGACAAAAGGAACTTCTGTAGTTAATAGCGCTATTTCAAGTATTGGTAATATTGTTGGAACTGTAACCGAAGTAGTTTTAGCAATTGTAACTACCCCGCTTGTATTATTCTACTTATTAAAAGATGGGAAGAAATTGCCAGACTTTCTTTTAAAAATGTTACCTGTAAATGGTCGTGCACATACTCGTCAAGTACTTGGTGAAGCAAACCACCAAATTAGTTCTTATATTCGTGGTCAAATTATCGTTAGTTTATGTATAGGTATTTTGCTATTTATTGGTTATTTAATTATCGGCTTACCATATGCATTAACACTTGCGATTATAGCAGCGTGTACTAGTATTGTTCCTTACTTAGGGCCTGCAATTGCAATTACACCAGCTATTATTATCGCGATTGTAACATCACCATGGTTATTAATTAAATTAATTATTGTATGGTGTGTGGTGCAATTACTAGAAGGTAAATTTATTTCACCACAAGTAATGGGTAAAACACTCAAAGTACATCCAATCACGATTTTATTTGTTATTTTGGTAGCTGGAAATCTTTTCGGTGTATTAGGAGTTATCTTTGCAGTTCCTGGATATGCGGTGCTCAAAGTTATTGTTACCCATGTATTTATATGGTTCAAACGAGTTTCTGGCTTATACGGCGAACAACCTGAAAGTGAGTATGTTGTCACCCCTCCAGAAGAAAAAGAATGA
- a CDS encoding WxL domain-containing protein, producing MIFKKTLIVGLISISSVTLFAPSAFAVTSEGDSKASIKFKAGTGIVNPVDPEDPSKPIEPTDPSNPTNPGTGNTGSLTLDYVSSVNFGEHEVSSKEESYSSTARKPFIQVSDRRGTGAGWKVTATASAFKNEEGTASLSGAELSFKNGETASTSTTATSPKAVQTVELPTDGTSIVNVVSAKESEGMGTWINRWFGANPNDTASLNDNVKLTIPAGSATLGDHEATITWTLSDAPGV from the coding sequence ATGATTTTCAAAAAAACTTTAATAGTAGGATTAATTAGCATAAGTTCAGTCACACTTTTTGCACCATCAGCTTTTGCTGTAACTTCCGAGGGGGATTCAAAAGCTTCTATTAAATTCAAGGCAGGTACTGGAATTGTAAACCCAGTTGATCCAGAAGATCCGTCGAAACCAATTGAGCCAACAGATCCAAGTAATCCAACAAATCCTGGGACTGGAAATACTGGTTCACTGACACTGGATTATGTCTCTTCTGTTAATTTTGGAGAGCATGAAGTATCTTCTAAGGAAGAAAGCTATTCCTCAACAGCAAGAAAACCGTTTATTCAAGTATCTGACCGCCGAGGAACAGGAGCTGGCTGGAAGGTCACTGCAACTGCATCTGCATTCAAAAATGAAGAAGGAACAGCATCTCTTTCAGGAGCCGAACTATCATTTAAAAACGGTGAAACAGCCTCAACTAGTACAACAGCAACATCTCCTAAAGCTGTTCAAACAGTAGAGTTACCAACAGATGGAACTTCTATTGTAAATGTAGTTTCTGCTAAAGAATCGGAAGGTATGGGAACATGGATCAATCGTTGGTTTGGAGCTAATCCGAATGATACTGCCAGCTTAAACGACAATGTGAAATTGACGATACCAGCAGGAAGCGCAACACTTGGCGACCATGAAGCAACGATTACATGGACATTATCTGACGCGCCTGGAGTTTAA